The DNA region TGTGGATTACGCGCTGCTCCTTTTGGCAAAACCTTCGACAGTCTGAAAGATTGACGGCTTAGGAATCATGCGGTGGGATGCGTGGTGGTTGCTAGCCACCGGAAAATATCAAAAGCTGCTTCTCCATGCTTTGactggaaaaacaaaaataaaaatcaaaacatcAACTGGAAAATTGAACACTTGGAGAAACTATATATGGGAGGAGGGAGTGAGATAGGAGATGAAGCTCCCACTCCCCTCTGGGATGATATACGATTTgggtttctagagagaaggtagagcttctctctctagaaaTATTTAGGACCGTCTGAGAAATCCTAActcttgaatatatatatttttatttaatttttaactttcatctcaattgaCTATCAAAACGGCATCTTAATTTTTGGCTtgaatttctttcattctgacGTTATTAGCTTAAGGGAAATCATAGTTAAACCTACAAAAACAAATGTTAGACTGAACTAATACTCCACTTTTAGCTAATGATACGCCATCAACTCACCTGTTGTATACTGATCATACACCAACCTCCTATCATCCTCGCTCTTCTGATCATTTTCGATTATATCTAAACAAAAATGGACAATTATGTAAGAACAAATAAACACTTGATCAATTTTTTTGATGTAGAAAGAGTTGCTATATTTagtagagaaataatatttacaatcgtgGAGTGCACAATTGTCTTGCAATCTCTAAtctaaatacattaaaaaaagtaagtaaatatgagatctacattaaaaaatctaattttttaatagtaaatcttttttttttcaaaataattacgcgATATTTACGTACTCcatgattatatatagcattattctttcttttgacgtgcttattttgaaaaatgagagcaGCAAACAACAACCATTAGCCACACTTTCTGAATCGATGACGATTAATAAATCAAGCACCGGTTTAGAATCATGCAGCCAACACAAAGTATGGGTATTTTTGGGAATTTGAGCCTATGTACATGCATGAGTGGCATTTCGAATTTCCCTCAAAAGTCATTGTGAATATTAAAGTCAAGTTATGAACACAGCTCTTTGTCTATAAAAACAGGCAAATAGAGTTATAGACAGGCAAAAAGAGTACATGGGTGCCTATCAGTTTGGTAAGCTACCCATCAGTATTTTATCTGAGCATTCACATCCGGTATCTCATATTACAAAGTATTAAATTTCTTATCATTTGAGATTTATTATAaggttttgatcaaaatatcCCTACATCCAGAtccttattttaaataaaaagtttaaaaataaacaGTAATTCTTCATATTTGGGAAACTACTATTTATTCCCTaaactattttttatcaatagtttattctaatacataaaataaattattctttcaatcatctacactttctatcatactcatatttattatagttttaaattataattttaaaaataatttaaataattacgaaaatataaaaaaataattttaaaaatattatcatacccacaaaaaaataatttaagtttttgtttaaaatatttactagagtaatagttcaaaatataacaaaaaaaatattgagtagttaagtttgtaaataaaaagtgagaaaaaagtaataaagaaataatagaaaattattattttaatagaatagagaaagtATAGGAAATGAGATATATGaggttttttaaaaatgattaagtttaggaaaaaattttagaaaatatcatttttaactaaattataagaaattttacaGAAAACTCAATGTAAATGCTCTCACAAGGTGGGGTTTCATTTGGAATTCCATTACCTTCGCAACCATGGTTCTGGCTGTAGTTGTTGCTGCTTTCTTCACTTACCTATTTTTTATGAGTTGGAAGATGGAGCAGCCGCATATTTGAAGGATATTTCAGTCGAGTTCTTGTGTTTACACACAAAGAGTAAGCATACAGTTTACTGTGAGAACtattataattacataaaaaatcataacactaaattttttttgagttaatTGTAAAATCAATAGATGAGGGTTTTGGTTTTTACAAATGGAGGccaaagtttttaatttttgccaAATTGATACCTAAATTATAAAGAATTCATAATTTTACGTATTTCCATCAATCTCTGGTTAGAAACTGATGGGAGGAATGCCATTTGTCAATTTTAGATTGACTAGGGTGTCAATCTTTGCCTTGATGCCATGTGTTATCCAATTACAGACTGACACATGACATTGGTATGCCATGTGGTAAGTCTCCCGTTAATTTGTTAACGGGAAACCAATAGAAGTGTCTAATTGCAAGCTTTTTGAAATTCAGTATTAATACTTCAAAAACTAATAACTATAGTATGGAGTTATAGAAACATAAAAACTTGGTTGCTAATTTTGGAAATAACCCTTTTGTTATATTGACTTATATGAAAGTTTTTCACATCAATGGTATATTAAGTGTATCAACAAGTAGAAGTGGCAATTCATGCTCACAAGTTGTATTCGTATCGTGCCAAGTTATGGATATTTGACTATATGAGTCAACTTGATTACGACCCGTTAAGTTAAACAGGTCAGACCTTTAAATCCTAACGCTACCCATTTAAATAACGGATGACATGATATGATctgtttaataattatttaaaattggtCAACACAACACAACTCATCTCAATctattttatgtaaatgggttgaattgaCCTACTTAACCTATTTGACtagattaacataatttcacgtaaaagttaaaatctatatttattagtagtcacaatatctcaaagaaaataatactaactactaaaaaaaatcaatattttaaaaaaattttaacctataataaaatcaatattataaatattataagcctaacaataataaatatgaacaCAGATCCAAAAGAATAATCctaacaataaaaacataagcataTTGGGAAGTGGTGATGGCGAAAGAGAATGAGAGCTGAGTGATAAGTTAGGGTTTTTTAGTTCTTATAGTTTagagggtataattgtaattttaaaataaatgtatttaGGTTGATTTTGGGTTAAGCGGGTGATTCGTTTATTAATCATGTTTTAATGAATCAATCTGTTTTAACCTAAACCTattaaaatcaaaccaaactcaCTAATTTCATGATATAATGTCGTATTCATATTAGATTCATGACTCATGTCACATATTGCCACATACATCAACAAGGAGGCCTAACtccaaacattttaaaaaaaattccaatctAATTATTTGCAAATAAGACTTCCAAtccattttatttgaaaatatggCCCTATATTGAAAATATCACCAAAATATTTATTCTCTATTTAACACATGCTATTACTATATATGGTTCTTTTTTACTAGTGGTATTGATGGTATAATTGGTAAGATATCATAATCAATACCCATCACGAAAATACTTCGGAGATGAATCTTTAGGCTTGGAAAAAATGTTAGGCAGAACTAATACTCCACTTTTAGCAAATAATGGATCTCAAACTCACCTACTCTATATATTGATCATACGTCCCTCATGATGTTCGTCTTTTACATATACCAAAAGCCTATTTCTATTATACTATGAAAACACACCTTTCTCAGCTGATTGCTCCCATGCAATGATACAAGCTCTAAGTGGTTGTTCAACCACATCTCATCAGcttaaatatatgttttaatattaaGGGGATCCGATCTGTGACACAACTCAAATATGAAGTAATGGCATGTGTCTCTCTTAGGACGTactaagatatatattttttatttatttttgtgaggaTGCAATTTAGACCCATTTGGATACtaaaagtgtttcatctcatcttatagttacaaatttttatataaaatataataaacaattcaactttttcaaaatttaaaataataataatattaaaagataatattataataatattttattcaattttcatcttaactcaccgTCCAAACTGTACTTTAGAGTGAGGTGTAATGCAGAAAGAAAATAATCAGAGTAAaagatattagaaaaaaaaaaagtggggatTATATTTATGATCTTGACCTCATCGATGAGATATGCTATTATCCTTTTCCATGGTTGCCAACCAAACCAATCAAAAGAAGTCATACAGATCAATGAAttttgtgaaaagaaaaaataaatagagtcCACCCAACCAAACACGTGGCATAGTACGGAAACTTCTGAGAAATCCAAGTAGTCAGCAGTCAAAGGTCCAATTTGGGTATCTAAGCCAAAAATTTTGAACTTTTCCCATGTTTGCACCATAGGAATtggaaaaattaatatgatcagataaAGAGGACCTCATATATAATACCTAAATCAACCACATGAAAAACGTGAATtctgaatgaaatatttgacgATATATAAAGGATAGATTCATAGATTCCTATAATACGTACGAAGTtgcatatatgtacatatatatacatatacaagaAGTTTTCCTTTACATTGTATGATATTTTCTGAACTGTAGGCTTGCACTTAAAGGGCTGCATGCACACACCACAGTTTAAAATTGCACTTCAAGTTTTATGAATGGTAACGAGTAAGTGATGCAAGATGATGATCATCATTTTCTCTTAAGTATCACCTCATTAAGATTCGTATAAATCACAACATTTTTCCATTGCATTGACTTGATCTTATATTCCTTGCTTTATATAGATTTATAgtgaagaaaaacaagaaaaatgagccCGGGTTTGAGAGACGGAAACATATTAAGTAGACGCTACAACATTTactaatatttatgtaaattaacggattattaaaaaagaatataaaaacatCAAAGAAAAAAGCTAAGAAAAAGGTTTGAGATTCGAGAATCGAATAATACACTCTGGCGGTCTAAACGGTAATAACGGTGTAGTAAAAAGGACGATCGTTGCAGTGGCGAACttggaatctctctctctctctcccttgcaAGACAAGACATCATAAATATAGTAAACCAATGTTTGTATGCTGCAATCTGCATACACGGCGCCAGAGATACAAAATTTTATGGTTATCCGTCGATGTAAATTTCGGCTTATAAATTGGGTTCCGAGGAGGATGACACTCAATCTCTTGCTTCGTTCCAAAACAGAGATTTCCTACAAACAACATAgataaacagagagagagagagacctttgTCTTTGCTTCAAGAAAATACGATTCCCATCCTGTAAGTCTCTTCCTCCTTCCTTTCCTCCGCATCTTTGTGTTAAATTCCTTGCCTTGTGCTGATACCTTTGCTTTTTTAAGTTCTTGGTCTGATAAAGTGTGTTGTCCTTTTATATGAGTCTAGGTCTCTCtcattttccctttctttttcttcatgtttCCCTTTCTGGGTACTTTCTCCTTGCTTTTTTTGCCTTCGAAAGTTTTTGGAGACGCTTTCTTTATTGggtttccttcatttttctgtGATTGATAATTAAAGTCTTTTGATGTTCATAGATATACAACACCTTGTtaattttttccccttcttccctccttaaatttcaaacttttctcCTAAAACTTCACGTGTTTATTGGTTTTCTTCCTCTTATGCCAATTTTGTTGAGCTTTATATGTTCTCGATGGTGTAGCCTATTTCATTGAAACCTGTTTATCATGGTTTCTGGTTTGGCCAACTCTTTCTCTTCTCTGTTTCAATAGTCTCTCAGTTTCTGTTTACTGCCCTCTCGTTTTGTAGTTGTAATAGCAGTAGTGGGGCCATAGTTTTTCCTGTTCTGTTTGCAGGGAGATGAAGGTTTCgaatccaaaaacagaaaaggGGTTTCTTCGTTGTTATAGATACTGTTATCCCTGCGTAATTGCATGTTCCTgtaacttgctttgtttttaactGCGATGGTTCTGATTTTCAGGAGTTCTTCGAAAAGATAAGAGCCTGTGCAAGGAGTGTTTAAGGCTTGGATATAAGCTTATTTCctcttgagtttttttttttttaagtcttttGTGGGGGTGTTGAGAATTCGAGGATGGGGGATCACTTTGTCTTGCTGGTTGATCGTTTGCTCACCGAGTCTACGTTAGAGGCTGCAATTGAGAGCAGAAACTGGTCCATGAAAGCCGCATCCTCTGTAACTGACGAGAAGAAAATCGATAATGCTTCCAAGGTGGTTGGTGAAAATATATCATCTCCCGGGAAATTGGTGGAGTGCAGGATATGCCAGGATGAGGATGAGGATTCAAATATGGAGACGCCCTGCTCTTGTTGTGGCAGCTTGAAGGTCAGTTGGGCTCTCTCTAATTCCAACTTGATAACGTCAATATTGTATACAAGCATCctattctttccttttatgttcTTCGTATGGTCTGTTTTAGAATTTTGATCATATATTAGATGAATTGTCACCATCCAGTACCTTTCTGCATCTGAAGCCATCTGAACGTCAATACCAAAATTGTGTAGAATTTCTTTATGATTTTGATTCAATCAGGTTTTAGTCTACTAGTTTTTAAAAAACGCGAGCACATCATCAGATTTTTGACACAGTCAACTCCAACCTCACTGACCCTACCAAGTACCAACCAGAAACAttaaaagcaaaagaacaaaaaagtctatccatattcattttgaaattcCCGTCTTGATTGACTGAACCTGAAACTTTGGCTTCAATTTGACTTTCAAGGAACACCATTCTTGGGTCTGCCTGCTTAAGATGTATGTGCTTGTTGACAACAAAATCTTAATGCAACTATCCCATAATGTAGCACACTGTTATCACAATGATCACATACACCATCCCACTTAAGCCTCAGCATCAATACTTCCCTTTCTTGGATTGATATAGGGCCTTCGTGTTGTTTTGTTACTGATCGAGGTTAAGACAGTCTAGCATGCACTGGATAGAGGTGCATTGCCACTTGCCTCGATTAAAATCATCAAAGAGAAATGTTAAAGCATGGTGATTTGATTCGAGATCAATTGTTTTAGCTGCAAGTTTGCGCCTAAATTACCTACCTCATGGTGTAAGTTGACCATAATGCTCTTTAAGCTTTCAATCTGGTCTCTTCCTTAACTCTTCTTCTTCGGAAATTGGTGTTTGGGAAGTTTCACAGATGTTATCTTATTTCTCTTTAATAGAATGCGAGGAACACAAACTCAACAATGGCTGATTTTATCACGTAATAGTATGATTTCTTCAaatgattataatattatttgaatgcAACTGGTATAACTGGTTGCACTGCAAACTGTTCTTGTGGCATTCATGTGATGATTTCAATTCCCATCTTTAGGAGTAGTTTATTGTGAGAAACTTGGTCATGAGTTACCTGATTTTTGCAGTATGCCCACCGCAGATGCGTACAGAGGTGGTGTAATGAGAAGGGTGACACTATCTGTGAGATATGCCAACAGGTGATCCAAGATTTTTTTACATCACTGTTAGTTTTGGATTATTGGATTGTTCTCCATTTTATCCATGCCTTATGCCAACCATTACATGCAAAGCTATCGTATTAAGATTAAATTCTTGAATTGCAGCAATTTAAGCCTGGTTATACTGCTCCTCCCCCACTGTTTCAATTGGGGAGTGTTCCAATGAACTTCAGGTAATCTTTATATAAACTTCTTATTTCAATGGCTGTAATCTGGAATAcgttgttcttctttttcaacttcacaCACCAATGTGTTTTTCTGACTATGATGGATTAACCAGGGGAAATTGGGAGATATCTAGGAGGGACTTGCATCGTCCACGCATCATAGCAATGGTTTCAACTGACCGTAATTTACTCACTCCTGACTACGACGAGTATTCAGCCTCTACCACAAGAAGCTTGATATGTTTCCGTTCAGTTGCTGTCAttgtaatctctctctctctctctctctctctctctctctctctctctctctctctctctctctgtgtatgaTGATCAACTTTATTCCTCTAATCTATAAATGTTGAAAAGTGCACTTTGCACCCTCAAATTACCAAAAGTTTTACATTTGGTAGTCCAAACTATTAAAAACTGACAATTTGCACCCCAATTGAATATATAACCCATTGAGATCAATGAAAAATATGTGATGTGGTACAATCTTGACCATCAGATTTGAATGTAGGGTgtaaagtgtcatttttttcaaactccGGGTGCAATGTATGTTAATAGTTTAGAGTGTAAAGAGCAATACCCTTGATAGTTTGAGGGTGGAAagtgtatttttttcttcataaattCTAATTAAGTTTTTCACTTTCGAGAAACCTTAGCTCAATATAGTTTAGATCAAGTCGTAATACATCCTCTTTATTTATTCCTTTTAACTTGACCGATGCCTCTTACAATCCCATTCATTTTCTCCGGTGCAGTTCATGGTTCTACTGATTCTACGCCATACTCTTCCCCTCATTCTAAGTGGAAACAATGAGTACTTTTTCCCACTATCTCTGGTAAGAGAATTTAGGGCTTGC from Carya illinoinensis cultivar Pawnee chromosome 6, C.illinoinensisPawnee_v1, whole genome shotgun sequence includes:
- the LOC122313092 gene encoding uncharacterized protein LOC122313092, with protein sequence MGDHFVLLVDRLLTESTLEAAIESRNWSMKAASSVTDEKKIDNASKVVGENISSPGKLVECRICQDEDEDSNMETPCSCCGSLKYAHRRCVQRWCNEKGDTICEICQQQFKPGYTAPPPLFQLGSVPMNFRGNWEISRRDLHRPRIIAMVSTDRNLLTPDYDEYSASTTRSLICFRSVAVIFMVLLILRHTLPLILSGNNEYFFPLSLLLLLRTAGIVLPIYIIMRAVTSIQRRRHHHQEEPSISSSSDEEAEPSTLQPQPHIIHFHV